In Moorena sp. SIOASIH, the following proteins share a genomic window:
- a CDS encoding RidA family protein translates to MLEYITLPNNVLPPVAPYSHAVRAGDFLFVTGQLAEDPVTGKVIIGSIEEQTKQVMENLKLVLDHAGTSFDQVVMARIFVTDFRYYQTVNNLYASYFNKNRLPCRTTVGVMALAGNGDVEIDLIVYCGD, encoded by the coding sequence GTGCTGGAATATATCACTTTACCGAACAACGTTCTGCCACCTGTAGCCCCTTATTCCCACGCTGTTCGGGCAGGAGATTTTCTATTTGTGACGGGACAGCTAGCTGAGGACCCTGTCACTGGAAAAGTAATAATTGGGTCAATTGAGGAACAGACTAAGCAGGTAATGGAAAACTTGAAGCTGGTATTAGACCATGCTGGCACTAGCTTCGATCAGGTAGTTATGGCTCGCATTTTTGTGACTGATTTTAGATACTACCAGACAGTGAATAACTTATATGCTTCTTATTTTAACAAGAATCGGTTACCTTGTCGAACAACTGTGGGAGTCATGGCTCTTGCTGGTAATGGTGATGTAGAAATTGATTTGATTGTTTATTGTGGTGATTAA
- a CDS encoding NACHT domain-containing protein, with amino-acid sequence MPENMSDKPSFQNKSNEKALEPEENLVMGLWGKLTSQFHDGKSTSQFQDKYYQSLVYGFRDLKTVVLNTRLSRLDFEQVFVPLRFATKIPGNRPNPWTNSNQSQLSQEIWDFIAKIPKRPAYRHLAIIAPPGSGKTTTLQHLTLTYANNAHRQYKAPKLIPILVDLRNSCDRITSEQTPLLAQLVTKQVEEGSLPGLGQSAGLEQPPANWFRDQLENGKCLVMLDGLDEVADPDRRQQVSQWVNQQMQTYPQTAFIVTYRPQAYRSTPGSQVETVLEVQPFNFNQIQQFLQGWYRQTKISSRGKQLSAQKQVEDLVEQIRNNPSIASMASNPLLLTMIATLHACGSILPERRGELYSKICHVLLEVSSAQNIPIQLTTVQKQSVLQRLALGLMEQEACEITPSDTQDLLASVAGSRLKPKEFLKHIETTTGLLVERRLGIYEFAHQSFQDYLAAAHVKELKLDQILTKNVDNPWWTETIRFWASDGDGTNLIRAALEKATEESLALAYNCLAQGLTVKPKLEQQLEQVLAADLASPNPEIAQLAAEVKLSRRLNQLFRIDNRIEIGLSYITCAEYQLFLDQTLAAGEYHQPDHWQSKRFIALEGNQPITGIGASDAKAFCKWLTQNYSTPGFRYRLPTSDEAQEYPAIEQPVGCWCQEKEHNVIVGIKPAKWKNWQKQLANVVQLDIALDLNLDLEGELELFRYLDIQLYRYLELNLYQYRNLYQELEQNLDLDRYLYQNLEPYQDLYKDLKLGQYINLNPYLNLDLDRYENPDLKLLRFYVLLVFIAWSVRADIYKKAATNPQILKPVHLTVQNCQELSRKYASNRDKIAPIYTLFLLMDERRTGRMPAWEGIRVVREKVN; translated from the coding sequence ATGCCAGAAAACATGTCGGACAAGCCATCGTTCCAAAACAAGTCAAACGAGAAAGCTTTGGAACCAGAAGAAAACTTGGTCATGGGGTTGTGGGGAAAATTAACCTCACAGTTTCACGACGGGAAATCAACCTCACAGTTTCAAGACAAGTATTACCAAAGCTTAGTCTACGGTTTTCGTGACTTGAAGACGGTAGTGTTGAACACAAGGCTATCAAGGCTGGATTTCGAGCAGGTATTTGTCCCCCTAAGATTCGCTACAAAAATTCCAGGTAATAGACCTAACCCATGGACAAACTCCAATCAATCTCAGCTCAGTCAGGAAATTTGGGATTTTATCGCCAAAATACCTAAAAGACCAGCCTATCGACATTTGGCAATCATTGCCCCCCCAGGGTCAGGAAAAACCACTACCTTGCAGCATTTGACCCTGACCTATGCCAACAATGCTCACCGCCAGTATAAAGCGCCAAAACTAATTCCTATACTGGTAGATTTGCGGAATAGTTGCGATCGCATTACTAGTGAGCAAACACCATTATTGGCACAGCTAGTTACGAAACAAGTTGAGGAAGGGTCATTACCAGGATTGGGTCAATCCGCAGGCTTGGAACAACCTCCTGCTAATTGGTTTCGGGATCAGTTAGAAAATGGCAAATGCTTAGTGATGTTGGATGGGTTGGATGAGGTAGCTGATCCGGATCGGCGTCAGCAGGTAAGTCAATGGGTTAACCAGCAGATGCAAACCTATCCCCAAACTGCTTTTATCGTGACATATCGTCCCCAAGCCTATCGTAGTACACCAGGGTCGCAGGTCGAAACCGTTTTAGAGGTACAACCATTCAATTTCAACCAAATTCAGCAATTTCTCCAGGGCTGGTATCGACAAACTAAGATTAGTAGTCGAGGAAAACAATTATCAGCTCAGAAGCAAGTTGAGGATTTAGTAGAGCAGATTAGAAATAATCCCTCGATAGCTTCAATGGCAAGCAACCCACTGCTCCTAACTATGATAGCTACCCTTCACGCTTGCGGTAGCATCTTACCAGAGCGTCGGGGAGAACTTTACAGCAAAATTTGCCATGTATTGCTGGAGGTGTCATCAGCTCAGAACATCCCTATACAGCTCACAACCGTGCAAAAACAATCAGTCTTACAAAGACTAGCACTAGGGTTGATGGAACAGGAAGCTTGTGAAATCACCCCATCTGATACTCAAGACCTCTTAGCATCAGTGGCGGGGAGTCGGCTAAAACCAAAGGAATTTCTTAAGCATATAGAGACAACTACTGGGTTATTAGTGGAAAGGAGGCTAGGGATTTACGAGTTTGCTCACCAGAGTTTTCAGGACTATTTAGCCGCTGCTCACGTAAAGGAACTCAAGCTTGATCAGATCTTGACTAAAAACGTGGATAATCCCTGGTGGACTGAAACTATCCGCTTCTGGGCGTCGGATGGTGATGGAACTAACTTGATTCGTGCAGCCTTGGAAAAGGCTACAGAAGAGTCTTTAGCTCTTGCCTATAATTGCCTAGCGCAAGGGTTGACCGTTAAGCCTAAGCTAGAGCAACAACTTGAACAAGTCCTAGCAGCCGATTTAGCATCCCCTAATCCAGAAATTGCTCAGTTAGCTGCAGAGGTTAAGTTATCTAGGCGGTTGAATCAACTATTCCGGATTGATAACAGAATCGAAATTGGCTTGAGTTATATTACCTGTGCCGAGTATCAATTGTTCTTGGATCAGACCCTAGCAGCAGGTGAGTATCATCAGCCAGATCATTGGCAAAGCAAACGGTTTATAGCGTTAGAGGGAAATCAGCCAATTACTGGAATTGGAGCTAGTGATGCAAAAGCATTTTGTAAATGGTTGACTCAAAACTACTCAACACCAGGATTCAGGTACAGATTGCCCACTTCCGATGAAGCACAGGAGTACCCAGCGATTGAACAGCCAGTAGGCTGCTGGTGCCAGGAAAAAGAACACAACGTGATTGTGGGCATAAAACCAGCTAAGTGGAAAAATTGGCAAAAACAATTAGCTAATGTTGTTCAACTAGATATAGCCCTAGATTTAAACCTAGACTTGGAGGGGGAACTAGAACTGTTCCGATACCTAGATATCCAACTCTACCGATATTTAGAGCTTAACCTCTACCAATACCGAAACCTTTACCAAGAGCTTGAACAAAATCTCGACCTGGATCGATACCTTTACCAAAACCTTGAGCCATACCAAGACCTATACAAAGACCTCAAGCTAGGTCAATATATCAACCTCAATCCCTACCTCAACCTCGACCTTGACCGATACGAAAACCCAGATCTTAAATTACTTCGCTTCTATGTGCTGTTAGTGTTTATTGCCTGGAGTGTGCGAGCTGATATTTATAAAAAAGCTGCTACCAATCCTCAAATTCTGAAACCTGTTCATTTGACGGTTCAAAATTGTCAAGAATTAAGCCGTAAGTATGCCAGTAATAGGGATAAAATTGCTCCAATTTACACATTATTTTTATTAATGGATGAGCGACGAACTGGTCGAATGCCAGCTTGGGAAGGGATTCGAGTTGTTCGAGAAAAAGTTAACTAA
- a CDS encoding glycosyl transferase, translated as MSRPVLYIAITSHGFGHAVRTASVAAAIQRLCPDILLILVTTIPRWLLESYIPGDFIHRPRAFDVGVIQTDSLTMDKEVTLTKLQQIRSNARSIIASEVDFIRNNRVGLILADIPPLAVGIAQAADIPCWMMSNFGWDFIYRDWGGEFAEIADWISEYYGKCDRLFRLPLHEPMSAFTQITDVGLTGGYPGYSTDQLRKHFDLKSPEFKTALLTFGGLGLEQIPYHNLSRFPNWQFITFDSQAPDLPNLLKIKGHDYRPVDFMPLCSRVISKPGYSTFAEALRLDIPISSVTRSGFAEAAILIEGVQDYGHHQILTPTEFFHGNWEFLHHTPKPPRKSQSLVKDGTDKIAKDIVNYLQTYTK; from the coding sequence ATGTCTAGACCAGTTTTATACATCGCTATCACTAGCCACGGTTTTGGTCATGCTGTACGTACCGCCTCCGTAGCTGCGGCTATTCAACGACTGTGTCCGGATATCTTACTGATTCTAGTAACAACAATACCACGCTGGTTATTAGAATCCTACATTCCCGGGGATTTTATTCATCGCCCACGGGCGTTTGATGTTGGTGTTATTCAAACCGACAGCTTAACAATGGATAAAGAGGTAACGTTAACCAAATTACAGCAAATTCGTTCCAATGCTAGATCAATAATTGCTAGTGAGGTTGACTTTATTCGTAACAATCGAGTGGGGCTGATCTTAGCCGATATTCCCCCCTTAGCTGTAGGTATTGCTCAAGCGGCTGACATTCCCTGTTGGATGATGAGTAATTTTGGCTGGGACTTCATCTATCGAGACTGGGGAGGAGAATTTGCCGAGATTGCCGATTGGATCAGTGAGTATTATGGAAAATGTGATCGCTTATTTCGCCTTCCTTTACATGAACCCATGAGCGCCTTCACCCAGATCACCGATGTGGGCTTAACAGGGGGATACCCAGGATACAGTACAGACCAATTAAGGAAGCATTTTGATCTGAAGTCTCCAGAGTTTAAAACTGCTTTACTCACCTTTGGGGGATTAGGGTTGGAACAAATTCCTTACCATAATCTATCTAGATTCCCTAACTGGCAGTTTATCACATTTGACTCTCAAGCACCAGATTTACCCAATTTACTGAAAATCAAGGGTCACGACTATCGACCAGTGGATTTCATGCCCTTGTGCTCGCGAGTGATTTCCAAACCGGGGTACAGTACTTTTGCTGAAGCCTTACGCCTGGATATCCCAATTTCTTCAGTTACCCGCTCGGGATTTGCTGAAGCCGCTATTCTAATAGAAGGGGTGCAAGACTACGGTCACCATCAGATTTTAACACCGACAGAATTTTTCCACGGCAACTGGGAATTCCTCCATCATACTCCCAAGCCTCCCAGAAAATCTCAAAGCTTGGTAAAGGATGGAACAGACAAGATTGCTAAAGATATTGTTAACTACCTCCAGACTTACACTAAATAG
- a CDS encoding YbhN family protein: MNVAIKRVLSPLKPYLRWAILGGTLFFLAKALKDNWQEVLAIRISTSGWTCLAIAVGVTLLAHTWTGWVWHWMLREFDQQPGVGWCIRIYLKVNIAKYLPGNVWHFYGRIWAAKTAGVPLGVATLSVLMEPPMMAVGALLLALISSPLASQIIQLPILFAVLILIHPWLLNPCLQYLAKLTGKKKSIESDQDQIIRVKRYPILPLLGELGFLGLRGSGFLLTLLALGPISPSQIPLLLSGFSVAWLLGLIVPGAPGGVGVFEATAVGLLEQDFAPAVVLSSVALYRLISILSEVAGAALAWLHEPPSDRSSNQDEG; the protein is encoded by the coding sequence ATGAATGTAGCGATTAAGCGAGTCCTATCACCCCTAAAACCTTACCTACGCTGGGCAATCTTAGGTGGGACATTATTCTTTTTAGCAAAAGCCTTGAAAGACAACTGGCAAGAAGTGCTAGCGATTCGGATCAGCACTTCTGGATGGACTTGTTTAGCGATCGCTGTGGGCGTGACATTGCTAGCCCACACCTGGACTGGCTGGGTTTGGCATTGGATGCTCCGGGAATTCGACCAACAACCAGGGGTTGGGTGGTGTATCCGGATCTATCTGAAGGTTAACATTGCCAAATATCTACCAGGTAACGTTTGGCACTTCTATGGTCGGATCTGGGCAGCTAAAACAGCAGGAGTTCCATTGGGAGTAGCTACTCTGAGTGTGTTAATGGAACCTCCCATGATGGCAGTAGGTGCTTTATTGCTGGCTTTGATCAGCTCTCCTTTGGCCAGCCAGATCATTCAACTCCCAATTCTGTTTGCTGTACTGATACTGATTCATCCTTGGTTGTTAAACCCATGCCTACAGTATTTAGCTAAATTAACAGGCAAGAAGAAAAGCATTGAATCAGATCAAGATCAGATTATCCGGGTCAAGCGCTACCCAATCCTACCATTGTTGGGGGAATTGGGCTTTTTGGGATTGCGAGGTTCAGGCTTTTTGCTTACCCTGTTAGCCTTAGGTCCAATCAGCCCCAGCCAAATTCCCCTGTTGCTTAGTGGGTTTAGTGTAGCTTGGCTGTTGGGCTTAATTGTCCCAGGGGCACCAGGGGGAGTTGGGGTATTTGAAGCAACGGCAGTAGGCTTACTAGAGCAGGATTTTGCTCCAGCAGTGGTGCTGAGTTCGGTTGCCCTGTATCGTTTAATCAGTATTCTATCAGAAGTCGCTGGTGCGGCACTGGCATGGTTACATGAACCTCCAAGCGATCGCTCTTCTAACCAAGATGAAGGATGA